attatgggaaccccccagcagccaagcctatagcagcatcactaagggagggttcagaaacacctgatccagccctaactataagcttgatcataaagaaaggttttaagcctaatcttaaaaatagagagggtgtctgtctcctgaatccaaactgggagctggttccacagaagaggcgcctgaaagctgaaggctctgcctcccattctactcttaagtatccgaggaaccacaagtaagccagcagtctgagagcgaagtgctctgctggggtgatatggtactatgaggtctttgagataagatggggcctgattattcaagaccttgtaggtgaggagaaggattttaaattctattctagatttaacagggagccaatgaagagaagccaaaatgggagaaatctgctctctctttctagtccctgtcagtactctagctgcagcattttggatcagctgaaggcttttcatggagcttttaggacagcctgataataatgaactacaatagtccagcctagaagtaataaatgcatgaattagcttttcagcatcactctgagaaaggatgtttctaatttcagaaatattgtgcaaatacaAGAAATCTGTCCTACATATCTGCTGCAGTCTTgcaggaatggggtctaatagtcATTTTGATAGTTTGGaggtaactattgaagttaactcagaaagatcaatcagagagagagagtctaaataaattgTGGACCAGAAGCATCAAGTCTGCTTTACTCAGATCCAGGATGAGTTTTTTCAGTAAATAGCCACTGTTCATGTTCATTGTTAGAAGAAGTTAAATGTGTGAGTTTTAATTACCTTTCAAAACACCTTTGACCTACTGTTGTTACTTCCGTGACAGCTTCACACCTGTATTACCTGGGCGTCGTCAGTGTCACGATGACCTCACAGCTCGTGCAGACTGGAGTCCAATTCAGTATTTTTCCCAGTTGATCACAAAGTCTTTgagcattttcagtttttattgtatGTTGAACAGGCTCAAGAAGTCAACAAAATGTGTAATTACACACTTTTTTGATGTTGGTGTAACAAACTCTTGGATCCAGTATAAATCAGACTGTGAAGCCCTTTAAAGACCTAGAAGGAACACTCAGCAGTACCTCAGCCTCAAACTGCGCCTGGCTGAAGAACTGATGGGTTCCCCAGAGTCTGATGACAGTTGTGGAGACAGTGAATTGGACCATGAACCACCAAAGAAAATTAGGTCAGTGAGCTAAAGCTTAATCTAACCTTAGACTAATGTTAACCCAACCTTAACCCAAACCTAGCCTTATACACATATATTTTCCTTTGTGATTTACACAATTTGGTCGTGCCAAATAGTAGGAGTGTTACAAGGGTTGAAGATGATTGGCTCCTGGCAGATGACAACATAAGGAGCCCCTGCTAATGCGGAGGTCGCTGGTTTCTCTTCCCTAAAAGTAGTGGACCGCTGTATCGTTTCACCCTGTTTTCTCCTGTTTGACCAGCAGGTGGAGTATTGTATGATAGTTTATTGATCTTGGTGAGGTTATCCTAGTTTtggtatttatgtatttttgtttgttttgttgaaaactgcattaaaaataaatacatctgtACACACAATCTGTAAGTGCTTGTGGGAAAATTACTCACTTTCTTGTGACTATATGGATATTTTATAGTATTGCTTAGTTAGTGACATGTCCCAGGTTTCAGGTTTAAAATTCaagtttaatatttaaattttgaatatttttaaagcatttccaGGCCTCTTTTGTGCTGCTTTAGATCTTTTACGTTCTTACTGCTCAAACAGATCCTTGTTTAATTATGGCATTCCTCAAAGCTCTATGACTGAACCACCATTACTTTCATTTTCTTAGTGAGATTATTCATACAAATAGTATTGGTCACTGCTGTTATACAGGTGACACATTATTATATGTCCCTCTGCAGTCCAACAACCTGAGCCTGGCTTTGGattggctttgtgtttttgtggattTCATATAAACCTCAGTTAAATGtcttttaagtttattttagCCCGTTTTTTGGAGTCCTTGCATCCTCTTCCTGCTACAAACCCTGACATTTTATAATTTTCACAGATTGttaattttttacagtgtgttgtgtttgacAGGTGCAAGATTTACATAGTTCAGCACATTTTATTCATCCAGTCATATAGAATCCCTGTCTCAATAAACATAGATGGTTTTTGTGTTGGCAAATTTGATCAGACTCAGAGAATAAaactaaagacattttttatttttgtttagttaCTTTTGTAAGTGCACAATattgtttcagttagtttcattTATTCACGTGTTTTATGTAactaaatcaaacaaaaaaacaaacaaaaaaaccccacgcAGGATACAAAGTAACCCGTGTCCCTTTCAAAAGAGAAGTCCAAAGTGAAAGCAGAAGGACGAATCAAACACGACAACAAAGCAACACACTATAAAAACACCAAAACCTGGCAGAAAAGTGGAAGTGCTACTTTATATTCTTCAAAACAAAGTTCATAGTTTATGGGAAAAGCATCCATTTACTGCACCTTTACTACAGAAAAGTAAACCTACACAACAATGAAACTGGTCTTCTCCACGTTTACTCAGTTTTCACGTTGTCCTGTAGGTGAAAATGAATTTTGCCAATTAAGcaatttaatgaaaaaacattttataatttctttctttttgttttgataaaaaaaaaaaactgtgatcaTCAGATCCACTGCTAACGTTTTAATAACCAAAAGAGCATTGCCACGAATATCTAATGTATCTGATGTATGCATCAGggcctcagacacctgtctgtGGGTGGATACATGCAGGAGGCTGATGGTGACAGTGTGGAATATAGAAACTGCTGTGACAGTCAGTCTTTTGTGTACAGTTCACACCTGCTTGCTAGAATAAAGGGACGTCCACGGTTAATCTgcatttctttttgctttcacaCTGAATTTAGAAGCTTTGGTTCAGACTTCTTCAGCATGTTGTTTAAGGACAGGGAAtgatggtggttacaggaaaatgTAAGAGCTACAGCAATGTTAAGTTATGCtatgtttttaattaatgatattttaaaagaaaggaCATAATTAAGTAACTTCAGGGTATTTTAGAGGAAAGAGTGAACAATTTTTCCCTTCCTTACTTAATATTTACATATTACTATAAAGGGTGCAGGCTGTATTATGGCATATTCAAACCTTCTCACAATATAACTACATATTATTTTGGTGTACAGACTCAAATATGTCCTTTGGTTGCtgcttttacaggtggaggaagACAGAAAGGAAGAAGCTGTGGCATGCCCTCTCGTTCAGGAGGGATGACCCAGAAGGCACATGCGTCAGATATGTAAAGGTGTGTGTAGTCATGCTGTGTCCAACAggacaaaacaaacatatttaaaattactttttgaaGGTTTAAAACAGGTTAAAGGTTTCCTGTTcatccagccagccatccatccacacTCGCATCACTAATTAAACTAACATGCaagtctttggattgtgggaggaagctggaggaccaggagacacggggagaacattaAACTCCAACCTCACAGTGAACCAACTCAGCTTCTGGTCCTTGGTCAGTTATACTTTACATCAATTATTTGATTATATTTTGTCAGTTATTTTTTAGTATAAAGTTAggagtaaaaataaaacctgtgataaattatttatttattttttttgcattaagtTTAATCTTGTGTGTTAAAGCTGACATTGTGGGAACAGGAAATATTCttttaaacttaaaaacaaaaatgggccTATAACAGGACTAACAGagcttttaaatttatttatagtATTAGTCTGTGCTCTGGTCAGAGCAGAACTCCAGTGAATTCATGAAGAGTCCAACTCCCATTAAGAGCTCACGCTTCAGTTTTCCTACATCAAGACAAATCCTTGCTCTTTTGGGAATTATATTTAATAACACTCAAATCCTAACACATGATATTATGTGCAGTAACTGATCTCAATACAAGCAGCAACattatgtttacatttgtgtttgtatataaattttgctaaacatttttttagtgCATTTTACGGTCTCTGGAATACGCTGTCATGCATATGTGTAAAAAGTGCTCATCAAACAGGGACCCTGACAGCGCCTGTAATTACTTTCTTACACAATGAATGTGCAGcttgcaaagaagaagaaataaatttatttcttcttctttgcaagCTGCACGTTCATTGTGTAATTACACAATTACACAGCTGCACATTCATTGTGTAATTACACAATGAATGTGCAGCTTGCAAAGAAGAAataaatttcttcttctttgcaagCTGCACATTCATTGTGTAATTACACAATTACACAGCTGCACATTCATTGTGTAATTACACAATGAATGTGCAGcttgcaaagaagaagaaataaatgtatttattattcatcTGTTTGCTGTTTATTCTGTTCATGAACAGCCATCTGACTACACACAGTGATAtgaacataaaaataataacacgaTACATAAACATACAAATCTGTGTTTTCATATGAGTGAAACTAACCTGGCAAATAATCTGTAACATTATTTGTTCTACATTATTTGTGATGTAGAATAGATGACtgaatgtttcagtttttcactctttgtgtgCTGATAAGTATGCAAGATGCATACATGCATTTAATACAATCCAGCAGGGTGAGCTTATCTCTGAAGACCAGGTAGAAACTCATTTCCACAGGGGTCACTGTTACGCTCTGTTCTTGCTCAGGTGATTGCTGAAAAagcacttaaaataaaaaaaattgacttgTGCATTTGAAGTTATTTTAAACAAAGCTACCAAATAATAAAAGTACTGCTAAATATttatctgcagctcaggtgaCTGTCCTGCAGGTGGGCTGCATACACAACAGTCAAACAGCAGTGTTAAGAGAACAGAGATGTCCATTACTGTGATGTTGAGTTGAAGGAATGAGGACATGCTCTTCAGCCTTCATACTGTTGCTTTAACCAGGGGCCGAGTGTCAGACACAGACACTGAAAGTAAACGattttcctgcttttatttCCGGTCGTTCTTTAAaccacttttgttttgtttatggtCTGTAAATGTATTTTCCAACAGGAAGTTCCCATTAAGCATTAGAAACCATTCACACCAGttcaatttgattttatttaaatagttcCAGTAAAGTCGATAAGTAGTAAAATAGTTTTAGAAATTTTAAGAGTTTGTTTATGAAAACCTGAAGTCTGATATTTCCAAagtcactcacactcacataccAACCACACCAGGACAAACAAAGACACATGCCCATCCACATCAACCCCTTCTAGTGAAGGGGCAAGTGGGGGCACCTCAGCAGCCCTACCCACAAACCAGTGGAAAACACACCTGCACAGGCATACAAGACCACATAGCATACATTTACTTCTCAGCAGAGCTGTTGTTACACTGTATCCTTTGTCTTGTAaagtgtgttctatggagagttCTGTATTGTTTTAGTTGTAAGTTTGgactttgtcatttttaaaggtatttaaacatatttctgtccagaaaTTTTGATCTGGATTAATAAAAAGATCTTACTCGAATTTTTCAGTTAGGaggaaaacaaatcttttttttaaaacaacattttggATAATAATTTAGAGGTACAGAGATTTAGAAATGAGAAATTAGAAGAAATTGTCCCATCTACCTCACCCCAACCAATCGCAGCAgataaccaggctcagggaggggcagctatgtctgaggtttcttcctgttaaaagggagttttcctccccactgtgaccgagtgcttgctcataggggtgaTTTGATTGATGGGTCTTTACTTaatatataaagcaccttgaagagACTGTTGATGTGATTTGATGTTATatcataaaactgaattgaactgaatttaatttattggattggatgattgaagtctgaagaaaaaacatattgtCAATGTATCCATGTGACAgaggggcctcagcagcatgtggaagaaccacacagccacagcagcctggcacctcctcctcatgctcgTCACCAGCTTCAGCACCCACTGCTGTGGGACAGCATCCCATCCTTCAACAGCATTTGTTGCAAGTCGGCCAGTGTGGtcgtgttggtcactctggcatgaaTAGCACGGCCATGCTGAACCCacagtgttcagtggggttgaggtcaggactgcaggcaggtcattccatcctctccactcccaaattctggataAACCCTGGCTCTGTCATCTTGGACTGTGGaaatatgggattgccactggttgcagaatgtcATCTTGATATCTCTGCATTGAGACTGCCTTCAATGAAAACcagcctgattgtcagcacttGGAGTACCAGAAGCTCCAAACCAGAATAAActggcactggcagagaagatttgacaagtttttctttaaataattttgCCCAGTTTATCCACTATCCACTCCTCTACAcacatccaaaccatctcagcctttccTCTCTGAGTTTGTCTCCCAAACTGCTCATCCTgcgctgtccctctgatggactcatttctaatcttgtccatcctgctcactcccaataAAGATccaaacatcttcagctctgcctcctgttttTGTGTCAGTGCCTGTCATCAAagcatacatcatagcaggtgtCAGtatcatcttgtaaaccttctctttcactcttgctactctgtcacaaatcacccctgatgCTCGTCTCCACCCGAACCTGAACTCTCATCACCTCTcgtgtctgttgctttggaggGTTGAACCCAGGTACTTAAACTCCTCTTCACTGTTACAAccttctccctctcattcattcactcactcacacacacacacacacacacacacacacacacacacacacacacacacagtcatgcttTGAcggattttcattttttccagaGCAGGCCTCCACCTTCTCCCTACTCTCACCAGAGATCAATATTTGGATCAACATTTTCCccctttttagaaaaaaaaaaaatacagatctactttctttttacagtttttattcttAAACTCATTAAAAATGAAGGATTTGGGATTTCTAACATCATGTTCTACAAATGAATCCTGTCATTAATACTTTATCATGCAAAAGATGTTGCTCATATTAGATATCAGCCCATTAATTACTCTTATTTTAATGAGTCCCATTGGTACAGCAAGCGCCCTCCTCCATGTGCTTGCAGGCTCAGTTGTCTCCACCAAAGCATGTAGtggaagtaaaaacaaaaatattcttagtccaaaaaaaaaaaaaaaaaattgtaattgaAGGCAGTTTAAAGTCATTTGGATTGTGCTTTGTCACCCCCCCGGTATCTTTTTGCCTTGTATAAACTTGAAACACTGCAGATTTCATTTCAGCAACAGCCACCACTCTGAGGTAAGGAGTGCCTACAGAGCCTGCTAGCAGGTATAGGGGGCCACCTACTGGTGGCTGGGGCTGATAACAGGCAGTGAGTAAGTTCAATGGGCATGTCTGATCATCAAGGTTGTTTGTGACAGAGCTCAAACCAATCAGCCTTAGAAATACAATACAATGCATCTGCATAGATTTCAGTTAAAGAGGAACAGTATTTTAGTTTGAGCAGTGGAGAAAAATCCATCAGCTCTTggattgtgtgttttattaataAGTGGGTCAGTGGTGGCTACTTTGTCTGCTGGTGTAATTGGGCCCTCTGGTGACTTTGTTCTGGAGCTGGAGGAAGGCAGCTGGAACTGCACTGGTAGAAGTGTGGATCTCAGACTCAGTGGTACCGAGTATCACATTCCCAGGCTTTCCCTCCCAGTTCGTTTTAGGGAGTCTGGTGAAGATGAGAAACAAGAAGGAacttttattaaaaactgaatttttctTGAGCTCAATCATTTAGCATGTACAGAATTATTAGTAAAGATCTGATTAAAGTTATTATAAGATCTGCCCCTAAAATGGTTTAAATAAGCTTTTTCCTTCTGAGGTCATCTTTACTCCAATTTCAGTTCAAGATTCTTTCACTGCCTTTTTTCATGTCTCACTACAAACCagtctttatgtattttttaggTAATTGCAGTACCTTCAGTATTGatacaaacatttcatttgcattttagcATCCGGTCGAAAAAAACCGGTTTGGTCTCTATAGCCAGTGAAGTCATTTGGATATTGTGTAAGATTAAAATTTAGAGGCATGCTTACTTTGACAGCTGTCTGCTGACTATAGCCACCAAACTGAACCTTGACACCACATTTCTGGTTTTGGAGGATTTATGAATTATCTGACAGTTTTGTGATTTGTGGTGCGGCCCCTCCCAGACATGTTGGTGACTGTACATTAGAACCAAGTCCTGGATGCACCCAAGACTGTCCAAAGCCAGTGGCTGAGCCTGCATCTATCCTTTATACGAGCTGTGCTGAATGTTGTGTGCTGTGAACAGAGCCTGCATATACCACAGCTGTAGCGCCGTCGAACCCTTTCGATGTCGGTCTTGGtcagtttctctctctgtcccatTTCCTTCACATCCTGCTTCGGGAGGATGGTGGGCAGGCtgtttgctgaaaaaaaatccctgaCACAGGAGTAACCATCGCAAAGTGCCAAATAACCTTTACAGAGCTACACAGCTACATTTGATGTTTGTTATTTTGGGCACTGTACCTTCCATAGTGCATGATGGAGGTGATGTCGTATGGCAGAGAAAAGGTCTCACCCTCTTGTGTTTTGAAGTTGTTCTCCATCCCTGAAACACATTTGTTACTTTCAGTGAGAGCAGAAATTCAGCAACCCAAAGATGTTTCTGCACATTTTTACAGGACCTGTTAAAAGTCATTTGTATATTTATACATCTTTTGGGCAGAGAATATTTAGAATTTACTATAAATTTTTCAAGCCTTATGAGCCAAATAGTGTGACAGATGATACACAAGGAGAAACATTACCTGGCATGATGTTactgtgaataatgatgatgTACTGCTCACGGTCCATCCTTGTATGTTCATGGTGGAAACCCAGAGCATGAAGAATCTCATGAGCAATgtttcccacaatgcactgggGCCCGACAAAAACAGGCTGCTCACCACCCTTGAAGCCCACATATGACGCACAACTAGAATAAAACTGCAGGTTAGTTTCCTGTTTCTGAGACATTCATTAATACCTGAAAACCTGGTAAATATGAAGCAGCTCATGAACCCTGAGGAGGAATTTTAGTGTCAGCTGCAGCTCAGGGGAAGCAGCAGCCAGAGGTTTGTGTTATTTC
The sequence above is drawn from the Archocentrus centrarchus isolate MPI-CPG fArcCen1 unplaced genomic scaffold, fArcCen1 scaffold_30_ctg1, whole genome shotgun sequence genome and encodes:
- the LOC115776399 gene encoding bone morphogenetic protein 1 yields the protein MLHLLFVALVCAENLKDVYCRPLLEAKRALKNDWLIKAVHYMEENPETLEELMDKNYDLAEGDMVLLSDRNAAGSSWPTLEIPYVISPDLASRTDDVLSAMEMVSKHTCLSFHKRTIEQNYLLFKSSTGCASYVGFKGGEQPVFVGPQCIVGNIAHEILHALGFHHEHTRMDREQYIIIIHSNIMPGMENNFKTQEGETFSLPYDITSIMHYGRDFFSANSLPTILPKQDVKEMGQREKLTKTDIERVRRRYSCDSLKRTGRESLGM